Proteins encoded by one window of Haliotis asinina isolate JCU_RB_2024 chromosome 6, JCU_Hal_asi_v2, whole genome shotgun sequence:
- the LOC137286118 gene encoding uncharacterized protein isoform X2, whose amino-acid sequence MRFLLLVVVALTVTDVSGERWWNGVKKGWRTLWEKEKGRILNNGLKLLNSGRSIDDVDQNGDGVLTRSELQQHMDERDVDELMDMLDEDGEEEVKRDVLERYAQEALVNTSH is encoded by the exons ATGCGTTTTCTACTATTGGTTGTTGTGGCGCTGACTGTGACGGACGTGTCAGGCGAGAGGTGGTGGAATGGAGTTAAGAAAGGGTGGCGCACGTTATGGGAAAAAGAAAAAGGAAGAATATTAAACAACG GCTTGAAGTTACTCAATTCTGGACGAAGTATTGATGACGTTGACCAGAACGGCGATGGTGTCCTCACTAGATCCGAACTGCAGCAACACATGGATGAACGTGATGTGGATGAATTGATGGACATGCTAGATGAAGACG GTGAGGAAGAGGTGAAGCGTGACGTTCTGGAAAGGTACGCACAAGAAGCACTCGTCAATACAAGCCATTGA